In Zingiber officinale cultivar Zhangliang chromosome 6A, Zo_v1.1, whole genome shotgun sequence, a single genomic region encodes these proteins:
- the LOC121997320 gene encoding transcription factor MYB20-like has product MGRQPCCDKVGLKKGPWTAEEDRKLVNFILTNGHCCWRTVPKLAGLLRCGKSCRLRWTNYLRPDLKRGLLSEAEEKLVIDLHSQLGNRWSKIASNLPGRTDNEIKNHWNTHIKKKLGKLGIDPSTHRPLTAAAAAAAASNESDEAGSDVASPGFCIDEVPMVREDEIVQFPCMEWPEEDELSGWDCTIYP; this is encoded by the exons ATGGGAAGGCAGCCTTGCTGTGACAAAGTAGGACTGAAGAAGGGGCCATGGACGGCGGAAGAAGACAGGAAGCTCGTCAATTTCATCCTCACCAATGGCCATTGCTGCTGGAGGACTGTCCCCAAGCTCGCAG GGCTTCTGAGGTGTGGAAAGAGTTGCAGGCTCAGGTGGACCAATTACCTCAGGCCTGACCTCAAGCGAGGACTGCTTTCCGAAGCAGAGGAAAAATTGGTCATCGACCTCCACTCTCAGCTGGGAAACAG GTGGTCCAAGATCGCGTCGAATCTTCCCGGGAGGacggacaacgagatcaagaACCACTGGAACACCCACATCAAGAAGAAGCTGGGGAAGCTGGGGATCGACCCCTCGACTCATAGGCCTTTgacagccgccgccgccgccgcagccGCGAGTAATGAAAGCGATGAGGCTGGTTCCGACGTAGCGTCGCCTGGCTTCTGCATTGACGAGGTGCCCATGGTTCGTGAAGACGAGATCGTACAGTTTCCGTGCATGGAGTGGCCGGAGGAGGATGAGCTGAGTGGGTGGGACTGCACCATATATCCCTGA